Part of the Nostoc sp. ATCC 53789 genome, ACTGATAACTATAATTTCTTAATTTAGTTGAGTTAGTGATGGATGTAGAATACTCTCATTTATTAGGATCAATCCTAGTTTTGCATTCATGCTTCTACGTTTAGTCATACTACGATATTGCAGTGAAATGCCACATTTGAAAGCAAATCCATGACTTTTGTAGTAACTAGCTTGGTTAGCCTATGACGAAAGTCTTACCTATTGCCCAATACTATATAGCGAAAGTTAGACCACATCTACTTACTTCGCTTAGGTAAAATACTAGACGTTTTTCAGATGTACATAACTAAGTTGATTTCGTATTCTAGAGACATCAAGCGAGGGAAGCGGTAAGCGACTAACCAGTAAATCACTCTTTCTGCTTGATACAACACACATTACACATTAAGGAAAAAAGATCATGTCTGACAACATTCAACCCATAGAATTATCTGCTGAAGAATTGGACAACGTTGCTGGTGGTGCTTTTAGCTTTGTCGATGCTGACAACTACAACGCAATTGATCAGCAAGCTGGTGCAACTGTTATCGGCGCTAATGGCGGTATTAGTTCTTTGAACACTCAGCAAACTGCTGTATCTCATCAAAGTCTGCATGAAATCAAAGCAACTGGTTTCTTTCCTTCCACTCTTGAAAAGTAGTAACTAATTGCACAGGGCAGAACTCACTAAAGCAGCTTGCTTGATAGAACACACATTAAACACATTACACATTAAGGAGAAAACATCATGTCTGACAACATTAAACCCGTAGAATTATCTGCTGAAGAATTGGACAACGTTGCTGGTGGTGCTTTTAGCTTCGTCGATGCTCACAACTTCAATGCATTGGATCAGCAAACTGGTGGAACCGTTCTTGGTGCGAATGGCGGTATTGGATCTTTCACCGCTCAACAAACTGCTGTATCTCAACAAGATTTGCACGAAATCAAAGCAACTGGCTTCTTTCCTCCCACTCTTGCTAGTTAGTAACAGATTACTAAGTACACAAACTAGAACTCTATAAAGCGTTCTGCTTGATAGAACACACATTAAACACATTACACATTAAGGAGAAAACATCATGTCTGACAACATTCAACCCATAGAATTATCTGCTGAAGAATTGGACAACGTTGCTGGTGGTGCTTTTAGCTTTGTCGATGCTGACAACTACAACGCAATTGATCAGCAAGCTGGTGCAACTGTTATCGGCGCTAATGGTGGTATTAGTTCTTTGAATACTCAGCAAACTGCTGTATCTCATCAAAGTTTGCACGAAATCAAAGCAACTGGCTTGTTTCCTTCCACTCTTGAGAGTTAATCACAGTTTTATTTGAGATAACACACACATTACACATTAAGGAGAAAACATCATGTCTGACAATATCAAACCCGTAGAATTATCTTCTGAAGAATTGGACAACGTTGCTGGTGGTGCTTTTAGCTATGTCGATGCTGACAACTACAACGCGTTGGATCAGCAAGCTGGTGCAACTGTTATCGGTGCTAATGGCGGTATTAGTTCTTTGAACACTCAGCAAACTGCTATATCTCATCAAAGTTTGCACGAAATCAAAGCAACTGGTGTCATTCCTCCCACTCTTGAAAGTTACTAACCAGAACTTAATAAAGCGTTCTGCTTGATAAATCATACACATCATAAATTAAGGAAAAAACATCATGCCTGACGACATTAAACCCGTAGAATTATCTGCTGAAGAATTGGACAACGTTGCTGGTGGTGCTTTTAGCTTTGTTGATGCTCACAACTTCAACTTTTCGGATAAGCAAAGTAGTGCAGTGATTATCGGTGCTGATGGTGGTATTGCATCCTTCAACAGTCAGGAAACTACTATATCTCAACAAGATTTGCACGAAATCAAATTCACTGGAGAAGAATTTCCTAGCGGAATTCCTAGTAATTTATTTCTAGGCTCATAATCAACACCACAAGGAGAACGACAACGATCATGGAAAATGTGCAGCCTAATGAAATGCTGGAACTATCCAATCAAGAACTTGATTATATTGCCGGTGGCGCAACTAGCGATGTCTTTGGAACAAACGCAAATGCTATAGATTCTCAGTTTGGTTTTGTGGAAATTCCTAAAGAAGGCGGCATTAAGAGCGTTACCTTTCAAGTAAGCGTTTTCTCTGAGCAAGACCTTAGAGAGTTTAAGGAAGCTGGTATTTCTAGCCCTGAAGCTTGATCTGGATTTCTCGGTTTGACGAATTTCGGGAGCAGGAGGGGTTGTTAACCATGAGCCTAGCAGCCAATCAGTTAACTTCCTCCGCCTTATTTAACTTTAACACGTGGGGTCAAGGAGCTTCTATGTCAGGTGACGAAATTACTCCGAATGATGAAGCGATCGAACTATCAGATGAAGAGTTAGACGATGTAGCTGGTGGTTTCAATTTGCAGTTTACATCTATACGATCTCATAGATCGACAAGGGGATTTAGCCAACAATCATCACGAAGAGGAGGGTTTCACTCAAAACGGTCGGCTTTTCATGCAGAGACAACAGACTCTTCTGTGTTCCACCTCTCCATCACCGACGCGACAACAGAGGATCTAAAAGTTCTTGGTGAGTTGTTTGGAGATATATCTGCGATCGAAGGTTCTACATAAACGGAGTTTCTCAAATCAATCAATTGCAGTTGAGCAAAAGTCCAACTGCTTTCTGAAATTATTCTTGTGTGATTAATAATTTCACTTTCATAAAATTAGGTCCATTTAGTAATAAATGAAATGATAAGGAAAAAATGGCAATGGAAAACAAAAAGCAAAATGAATCACAAGAGCTATCGGCTCAAGAACTCGCAAATATTTCAGGTGGTATTGCCGTAGGTGAGCATTATCCAGGTGAGTATCCTACGGATGAGAAATATAACAATCTGTCTGAAGCGATCGCAAACAAGCTTGAGAATATAAAGCTTCCTTATTGGAATGGCAATAAACCAATAAGCGTTGAGCCGAATGAAGGTCGCGGTGATTGATGCTAAAAACCTGTAGCAACTCATCAACCTAGTTAATCGCGCAATGGGGAGTTGAACAATTCAAAATTCAAAATTGCGGAAAGTCTAAGTTAAGGCTTCTCTATATCTGAACCATAAATTAAATTACGAATTACGAATTACCCCTCTCCATTTCTCTCCCGTTAGCAGAACACAAGGAAGTTAAATTATGACAGAAGTTCTACTTAAGGAACTGACAAATAGCGATATTGACTGGATCTTGGCAACGGGTCAAAGAGAAGAAATTACTGCTGGTACGACCCTCATCCGCCAAGGAACACCTGTTGATGCCCTCTATATTTTGCTTGATGGTGCATTAAGCGTTTCTGTCGCTCAGGCTGACGATAATCCTATTGGTCGGGCATTTGCCGCCCTTGAAGGTGGCGAACTATCTGGACGAGAGGTTGCACTGCTGGCAAATGGTGAAGTTGTAGGAGAAATGCCTTTTTTAGCCTCCTACCAGTCTTCCACTACGGTCAAAGCTGCTAGAAAGTCGCTTGTGTTGATGATTCCTCAGCAGCAATTGATTCAAAAATTGCAAGAAGATGTCACATTTGCAGCCCATTTTTATCGAGCGATCGCAGTTCTACTTGCTCACCGATTAGAGCAGATGATGGGTCAAATAGGCCAAAGCACAGTCGTGCTTTTTCAGCCCCAAATTCGAGAAATCTTATTTACATTTGCAGAATTAAATGATAGCGATATTGGTTGGATGATTGTTGCAGGCAATGCCATGAGACTTCCTGCGGGAACGGTGTTGTTTCAAGCCGGAAGGCCCGTTGACGCTCTCTATATTTTATTAGATGGGAAGATGGTGGCTTCGATTGCTGAAGATACAAGCAATCCTCTCACCCGCGCCTTTTCAACTTTAGAACAGACAGATCATATCGAACGGGAGTTTGCTCAATTATCGCGGGGTGACATAGTTGGCGAAACGCCCTTTGTCGAAGCCAGTCCACCTGCGATGACAATTCGGGCGGTTGAGGATGCGACTGTGTTATCGATTCCCAGATGGCGACTTTCTGCCAAATTGTTACACGATGTGGGTTTTGCTGCCCGATTTTATCGAGTCTTAGCGATTTTGTTAGCAGATAAACAGCAAGGAATCATCAATAGTCTGGGTTACGGCAGGATTAACTATAGCTCAGGTAAATCTTTAGATGAACGCTTGACTTATGAAGATGAGCTGAGTTCTAGCTTTTTGGCTCAAGTGACACTGGCGGGAACTCGATTTGATTGGATGCTGAAGCAGATTCGCGGGAATTAGGGCATTGGTCATTTGTCATTGGGCATAGGTTATTAATTCTTCTCTCTGATTTTCTCCAGCTTCCTTTGCTCCCCCAATTCCCCATTCCCCATTCCCCATTCCCAATTCCTAATATACAAATTTCTACAACTTGAATGGAGTCAGTATGGTAACGACCAACAAAAGCAATCTATTCCGCAAAGAAGCACTCGATCGTTTATCCTCCCCGGAGCGGCTCGATCAACTTATGCAGGTGGTTCAACCAAAGAAGTGGATTCCGTTAACTGCGATGGGATCTCTAATTGCCGTTGGACTTGTTTGGAGTGTTTTTGGTCGTATTCCCATTACCGTAGCTGGACAAGGCGTAGTCGTTTTCCCTAGCAAAGTCGTTGGATTCCAGTCTCCTAGTTCCGGGCAGATTCTCATGCTTTTTGTTCGTACAGGCGATGAGGTGAAGAAAGGACAGGTACTAGCGACAATCGACCAAACTGAACTTCAAGATAAGTTGAAACTTGCACGAGTCAAGCTTGCTCAACTTCAGGAACAAGACCAAAATGCCAATACTCTGCAACTTCAGCGAACGGTTTTAGATAAGGGTGCAATTGGGCAACAACGTCAAGCACTCTTGCAAACTCTCAAGACAACCCAATCACTAACACCAATTCTCAGAAGTAAAGGTCTGGAGTCGATTCGGCAAGAGCGTCAGAACTTACAGGAACAGTTGCAGACAACGCGAGATTTGATGCCCACGTTCAAAGAACGATTTGACATTCGCCAAAAGCTACGCGAAGAAGGAGCCGTTTCGAGTGATACCGTTCTTCAGGCGCAACAGGAATTTCTCAATAGTAAAACTAGAATCAATGAAATCGAATCGCAACTGAAACAACTCAATGTTAAAGAAGCGGATGCAGAACGAGAATTCTTAGCAAATATCAATTCAACTAAAGAACTGCAAGCACAGTTAGCAGTATTAGATAGTAAGTTTGCTGGGCAAGCAGAACAAGATTTAGCTATTTCTACTAATCGCAGAAAAGAAATTCAAGACACCCAGCGAGCGATCGCAGAATTAAAATTAGAAATCAAAGCAAACAGCCAGGTTACTAGCAATTTCAATGGACGAATTCTCGAACTTTCTGCTGTTCCAGGACAAACCCTGGAAAAGGGCGCTCGCATTGGCACAATCGAAGCTAGAGACTCCGGGAATAAGTTAGTTGGGGTGGCATTCTTCCCGGTCAGCGAAGGCAAAAAGATTCAAAAGGGGATGGAGTTGCAAGTCACTCCTTCAACCGTTAAACGAGAACGCTTTGGTGGTATTATCGGGAAAGTCACAAGTATTTCTGCATTTCCGGTTAGTAAGGAAAGCGCATCAAGTGTTGTCGGTGGTTTAGAAGTTTTACAAGGGTTAACCACAGAAGGCGCACAAATTCAAGTTTTTGCGGAACTTGAGCCAGATCCCTCGACTAAAAGCCGTTTTCGGTGGTCATCCTCTAAAGGGCCAAATAGCCAAATTACACCGGGAACCACGACCTCAGTGCGTGTGAAAGTGGATGAACAATCCCCGATTTCCTTTGTGTTTCCGATTCTGCGATCGTGGAGTGGAATGTATTGATTATGCGGCAAATTCAATCACAAATTGGGCTTCGATTTAAAAAAATTCAACGCCTCTTCAGCCGTCCCGATCGCCGTCGTCGGACTCCCACCCTCTTACAAATGGAGGCAGTGGAATGCGGTGCAGCCGCACTGGGGATTATTTTAGGATACTACGATCGCATTGTACCCCTTGCAGAACTCCGTCAAGCTTGTGGTGTTTCACGGGATGGCAGTAAAGCATCTAATATTCTCAATGCGGCTCGCAGCTATGGATTGCAGGCAAAAGGCTTTAAGGTCGATTTGGCTGGGTTACGCAAACTGCAATGTCCTTATATTGTCTTTTGGAATTTCAACCATTTTCTAATCGTCGAAGGATTTGCCAAAGACAAAGTTTATCTTAACGATCCTGCCACCGGGCCGCGTACAGTATCGCTCCCAGAATTCGATCAGTCTTTTACCGGGGTAGTACTAGTTGGTGAACCGAGTGCAGAATTCCAGCCAGGAGGACGGAAACCGAGCCTGACATTATCCTTATGGGATCGATTGCAGAGTTCTCTGGGAGCGTTGGTTTATTGTGTGATCGCTGGTTTGCTGTTAGTGATTCCCGGATTAGCCATCCCTGCGTTCTCCCAAGCCTTTGTAGATAATGTCTTGATTGAAGGCAGAAGTGATTGGTTGCGGCCATTAATTTTAGGGATGATCCTCACAGCTATTTTGAATGGTTTTCTCACATTGCTTCAGCTGCAATTTCTGCGACGCATGAAAATTAAGCTAGCTGTGGGGATGTCTAGCCGATTTTTGTGGCATATTCTGCGGCTACCAGTGAGTTTTTACGATCAACGATTTGCCGGTGAAATTAGCAGCCGTGTTCGGCTCAACGATAGCTTGGCAAATCTGCTTTCAGGAAGATTAGCGACGACAGTAATCTCAGCCTTCACCGTTATCTTTTATGCCGCAGTCATGTTGCAATATGATGTCGTTCTCACTGCGATCGGCATTGCCTTTGTAATCGTGAATGTCAGCGTGTGGCGATGGGTTTCACGGCAGCGCGTCGATGCAAATCTGCGATTAATGCAAGAACAAGGCAAAGTCAATGGGGTAGCGATTTCTGGACTGCAAAGTATGGAAACGCTCAAAGCATCCGGGCTAGAGTCAGAATTCTTTTCGCGGTGGGCAGGTTATTACGCTAAGGCAATTAATGCTCGGCAAGAAATGGATACGACTAATCAAAACCTGGGTGTGTTGCCGTCATTTCTCACCTCCATTACATCCATGCTTTTGCTAGCGGTGGGAGGGCTACGGGTAATGGATGGCGTACTCAGTATTGGGATGCTCATTGCTTTTCAAGCCTTGATGCAAAGATTTTTAGAGCCTGTAAATAATCTGGTGAGTTTAGCGGGTGAACTCCAGGAAATGGAAGGCAATTTGGGTAGGTTAGATGATGTGTTACGCAATCCGATCGACCCTGCTGTAGAGCGAGACATTAGTATATCGGCAACTCAACTACCTGGTGCAAACGTTCGGCTTCAAGGTTATGTTGAACTTCGTGATATCACCTTTGGCTATAACCGCTCTGCACCTCCCTTGATCGAAAATTTCAGTCTTTCACTTAAACCCGGTCAACGAGTTGCTTTAGTGGGTGGCAGTGGTTCGGGTAAGTCAACCGTCGCCAAGCTGGTATGTGGATTATACGAACAGTGGGCGGGAGAGATTTTATTTGATGGTAAACCCAGAAAACATATTCCGCGATCGATTCTCACTAACTCAATTGCGCTTGTTGAGCAAGATATTTCGCTATTTGCGGGCACTGTGCGCGACAATCTTACGCTTTGGGATTCGACTGTGCCTTTTAGTAACTTGGTTCGCGCTTGCAAAGATGCTGCTATTCAGGATGTAGTGCTTTCCATGCCTGGAGGTTACAACGCTGACCTCGCAGAAGGGGCATCTAATTTAAGCGGTGGACAGCGACAAAGATTAGAAATTGCCCGCACTTTAGTGAATAATCCGGCAATTTTGGTGATGGATGAAGCTACCAGTGCGCTCGATTCCGAGGCAGAAAAAACGATCGATCAGAGACTTCGGGAGCGTGGCTGTACTTGTGTAATTGTGGCGCATCGGTTAAGCACAATTCGGGATTGTGACGAAATTATTGTCTTCGATCGCGGCAAGGTGGTGCAACGCGGTAGCCATGAAGAATTGCAGAGGGTTGAAGGTAAGTATTTGCAATTGATTCGCAGTGAAGGGGAAGCAGTTCAGGAAGAGTGAAATATACCTATAAAATCTCTTTTTTCTCTCCGCGTCGCGCCAGTTGCTACAAGTCGGGGAACCCGCCCAACACACTGGCTTCTCTGCGTCTCTGCGGTTAAAAAGTCTTTTATTTAACCACAGAGGCGCAGAGAACACAGAGTTAAGAGGTTAGCAAAATTTTTATCCACAATTAATTTATTTATTGAACCGCCAAGCCTTTGTATTAATTTTTTGGAGCAGGAATATATATGTTAGATCAAATTCGCAGCGCTACCCTGCCGGGAGAGTACTATCACTTTAAAGGTAATGAGCCAATTATTCTCAATGACCCGAAGACAATTTGGATCGTAAAATCGGGTTCATTGGCGGTGTTTGCGATTCCGGTGAAAGATGGAATTGCTGAGGGAAGTCGCCGCTATTTATTTACTACCCGAACTAGACAGGCAATGTTTGGCATCATTAGTGATTCTCAGCCGATACCCTATCAACTTCTGGCGGTGTCGATTGAAGAAACGGAACTTATGAAAGTTTCAAGGAAAGATTTTCGGGAATTTATTAGCGATCGCAATGGCGAAGCCGTAACTTTAATAGAGGGATGGATTGAGCAACTAGGATTGGCGCTGTCTTCTATTACTCCACCTGGACTGCCGTTTCAAGAAGAAGGGGTTCGCTATTTCTCACTCAGCAATGGTCAGATTTTCCAACCACAGCGAGAGCTGGTATCCTGGGTACAAATTCAGCGTGGTTATGCGGTTTGGATGGGGTTTGAGCAACTGTTAGTCATGCCTCAATCAGGATTGGTGCCGTTGAGTGCAGA contains:
- a CDS encoding CTB family bacteriocin, coding for MSDNIQPIELSAEELDNVAGGAFSFVDADNYNAIDQQAGATVIGANGGISSLNTQQTAVSHQSLHEIKATGFFPSTLEK
- a CDS encoding CTB family bacteriocin, whose translation is MSDNIKPVELSAEELDNVAGGAFSFVDAHNFNALDQQTGGTVLGANGGIGSFTAQQTAVSQQDLHEIKATGFFPPTLAS
- a CDS encoding CTB family bacteriocin, translated to MSDNIQPIELSAEELDNVAGGAFSFVDADNYNAIDQQAGATVIGANGGISSLNTQQTAVSHQSLHEIKATGLFPSTLES
- a CDS encoding CTB family bacteriocin, giving the protein MSDNIKPVELSSEELDNVAGGAFSYVDADNYNALDQQAGATVIGANGGISSLNTQQTAISHQSLHEIKATGVIPPTLESY
- a CDS encoding CTB family bacteriocin, with the translated sequence MPDDIKPVELSAEELDNVAGGAFSFVDAHNFNFSDKQSSAVIIGADGGIASFNSQETTISQQDLHEIKFTGEEFPSGIPSNLFLGS
- a CDS encoding bacteriocin, translated to MENKKQNESQELSAQELANISGGIAVGEHYPGEYPTDEKYNNLSEAIANKLENIKLPYWNGNKPISVEPNEGRGD
- a CDS encoding cyclic nucleotide-binding domain-containing protein — protein: MTEVLLKELTNSDIDWILATGQREEITAGTTLIRQGTPVDALYILLDGALSVSVAQADDNPIGRAFAALEGGELSGREVALLANGEVVGEMPFLASYQSSTTVKAARKSLVLMIPQQQLIQKLQEDVTFAAHFYRAIAVLLAHRLEQMMGQIGQSTVVLFQPQIREILFTFAELNDSDIGWMIVAGNAMRLPAGTVLFQAGRPVDALYILLDGKMVASIAEDTSNPLTRAFSTLEQTDHIEREFAQLSRGDIVGETPFVEASPPAMTIRAVEDATVLSIPRWRLSAKLLHDVGFAARFYRVLAILLADKQQGIINSLGYGRINYSSGKSLDERLTYEDELSSSFLAQVTLAGTRFDWMLKQIRGN
- a CDS encoding NHLP bacteriocin system secretion protein, yielding MVTTNKSNLFRKEALDRLSSPERLDQLMQVVQPKKWIPLTAMGSLIAVGLVWSVFGRIPITVAGQGVVVFPSKVVGFQSPSSGQILMLFVRTGDEVKKGQVLATIDQTELQDKLKLARVKLAQLQEQDQNANTLQLQRTVLDKGAIGQQRQALLQTLKTTQSLTPILRSKGLESIRQERQNLQEQLQTTRDLMPTFKERFDIRQKLREEGAVSSDTVLQAQQEFLNSKTRINEIESQLKQLNVKEADAEREFLANINSTKELQAQLAVLDSKFAGQAEQDLAISTNRRKEIQDTQRAIAELKLEIKANSQVTSNFNGRILELSAVPGQTLEKGARIGTIEARDSGNKLVGVAFFPVSEGKKIQKGMELQVTPSTVKRERFGGIIGKVTSISAFPVSKESASSVVGGLEVLQGLTTEGAQIQVFAELEPDPSTKSRFRWSSSKGPNSQITPGTTTSVRVKVDEQSPISFVFPILRSWSGMY
- a CDS encoding NHLP family bacteriocin export ABC transporter peptidase/permease/ATPase subunit, which translates into the protein MEAVECGAAALGIILGYYDRIVPLAELRQACGVSRDGSKASNILNAARSYGLQAKGFKVDLAGLRKLQCPYIVFWNFNHFLIVEGFAKDKVYLNDPATGPRTVSLPEFDQSFTGVVLVGEPSAEFQPGGRKPSLTLSLWDRLQSSLGALVYCVIAGLLLVIPGLAIPAFSQAFVDNVLIEGRSDWLRPLILGMILTAILNGFLTLLQLQFLRRMKIKLAVGMSSRFLWHILRLPVSFYDQRFAGEISSRVRLNDSLANLLSGRLATTVISAFTVIFYAAVMLQYDVVLTAIGIAFVIVNVSVWRWVSRQRVDANLRLMQEQGKVNGVAISGLQSMETLKASGLESEFFSRWAGYYAKAINARQEMDTTNQNLGVLPSFLTSITSMLLLAVGGLRVMDGVLSIGMLIAFQALMQRFLEPVNNLVSLAGELQEMEGNLGRLDDVLRNPIDPAVERDISISATQLPGANVRLQGYVELRDITFGYNRSAPPLIENFSLSLKPGQRVALVGGSGSGKSTVAKLVCGLYEQWAGEILFDGKPRKHIPRSILTNSIALVEQDISLFAGTVRDNLTLWDSTVPFSNLVRACKDAAIQDVVLSMPGGYNADLAEGASNLSGGQRQRLEIARTLVNNPAILVMDEATSALDSEAEKTIDQRLRERGCTCVIVAHRLSTIRDCDEIIVFDRGKVVQRGSHEELQRVEGKYLQLIRSEGEAVQEE